A genomic stretch from Gammaproteobacteria bacterium includes:
- the ubiE gene encoding bifunctional demethylmenaquinone methyltransferase/2-methoxy-6-polyprenyl-1,4-benzoquinol methylase UbiE — MTDDKTTHFGFEQVGWDEKARRVGAVFDSVAHKYDIMNDVMSLGIHRLWKRIAIELSGVRTGQRVLDLAGGTGDLAARLARMAGPEGEVVLADINASMLQVGRARLLDQGIAGNVRFVQANAERLPFPDNHFDCITIAFGLRNVTDKDAALASMYRVLKPGGRLLILEFSKPRAPGLAPLYDFYSFKILPLMGKLIANDPASYQYLAESIRMHPDQDRLRAMLEQVGFEDCSYHNLSGGIVALHRGFKY, encoded by the coding sequence ATGACCGACGACAAGACCACCCACTTCGGTTTCGAGCAGGTCGGCTGGGACGAGAAGGCGCGCCGCGTCGGTGCGGTGTTCGATTCGGTCGCACACAAATACGACATCATGAACGATGTGATGTCGCTCGGTATCCATCGCCTCTGGAAGCGCATCGCCATCGAACTTTCGGGTGTGCGCACGGGACAGCGGGTGCTAGATCTCGCTGGCGGCACCGGCGATCTGGCGGCACGGCTGGCGCGCATGGCCGGGCCCGAGGGCGAGGTTGTACTGGCCGACATCAACGCATCCATGCTGCAGGTCGGCCGGGCACGGCTGCTCGATCAGGGTATTGCTGGCAATGTCCGTTTCGTCCAGGCCAATGCCGAACGTCTGCCGTTCCCGGACAATCACTTCGACTGCATCACCATCGCCTTCGGTCTGCGCAACGTCACCGACAAGGACGCCGCACTGGCCTCCATGTACCGGGTGCTCAAGCCGGGCGGGCGACTGCTGATCCTGGAGTTCTCCAAGCCGCGCGCACCGGGACTGGCGCCGCTGTACGACTTCTATTCCTTCAAGATCCTGCCGCTGATGGGCAAGCTCATTGCCAACGACCCGGCAAGTTATCAGTACCTCGCCGAATCCATCCGCATGCACCCCGATCAGGACCGCCTGCGCGCCATGCTGGAGCAGGTCGGCTTCGAGGACTGCAGCTACCACAACCTCAGTGGTGGCATCGTCGCCCTGCACCGCGGATTCAAGTACTGA
- a CDS encoding SCP2 sterol-binding domain-containing protein: MPGPAPAWVAGAVETACNTAFALDPEVRARLGALTGKVIALELLGLGLRLYLFPHAQGVQVLGHYEGEPDTELRGAPLSLLRLGLSDRPADELFAGGVELRGDTATGQAFQDILRALRIDWEELLARITGDDIAHQAGRATRAAREQAHRMGDTLALDLSEYLHEEAGVLVTRPEIESFLDAVDGLRSDADRLAARLRRLEVALAVRR, from the coding sequence ATGCCAGGGCCCGCACCCGCCTGGGTCGCCGGTGCGGTCGAGACCGCCTGCAATACCGCTTTCGCGCTCGACCCCGAGGTGCGCGCGCGCCTCGGGGCGCTGACCGGTAAGGTCATCGCCCTGGAGCTGCTGGGCCTGGGACTGCGGTTGTATCTCTTTCCGCACGCGCAGGGCGTGCAGGTACTCGGGCACTACGAGGGTGAGCCGGATACCGAGTTGCGCGGTGCACCACTGTCGCTGCTGCGCCTGGGACTGAGCGACCGGCCCGCCGACGAGCTGTTCGCCGGCGGCGTGGAACTGCGCGGTGACACCGCCACCGGCCAGGCCTTCCAGGATATCCTGCGCGCCCTGCGGATCGACTGGGAGGAGCTGCTCGCGCGCATCACCGGCGACGACATCGCCCATCAGGCAGGCCGCGCGACGCGCGCCGCGCGCGAACAGGCGCACCGGATGGGTGACACGCTCGCGCTCGACCTGAGCGAATACCTGCACGAGGAGGCCGGTGTACTGGTCACACGGCCCGAGATCGAATCCTTCCTGGATGCGGTCGACGGCCTGCGCAGCGATGCCGACCGGCTGGCGGCGCGCCTGCGCCGCCTCGAGGTGGCGTTGGCGGTACGCAGGTAA